Proteins from a single region of Hordeum vulgare subsp. vulgare chromosome 6H, MorexV3_pseudomolecules_assembly, whole genome shotgun sequence:
- the LOC123402576 gene encoding protein NUCLEAR FUSION DEFECTIVE 6, mitochondrial isoform X2: MASTCFRAAARAATAACRSAASRSMPSVGRSAARRTPCVSRAPLELGCCAVMSLLPLHSAVAAARLTSRLSTASRSSSALSQEMGLSAPR; this comes from the exons ATGGCCTCGACCTGCTTCCGCGCCGCCGCCCGCGCCGCCACCGCGGCTTGCCGCTCGGCGGCCTCCCGCTCCATGCCCTCCGTCGGCCGCTCCGCCGCCCGCCGCACCCCGTGCGTCTCCAG GGCGCCGCTGGAGCTGGGGTGCTGCGCGGTAATGTCGCTGCTGCCGCTACACAGCGCGGTGGCCGCGGCGAGGCTGACTTCGCGGCTGAGCACGGCGTCCCGGagctcctccgctctctctcagg
- the LOC123402576 gene encoding protein NUCLEAR FUSION DEFECTIVE 6, mitochondrial isoform X3, which produces MASTCFRAAARAATAACRSAASRSMPSVGRSAARRTPCVSRAPLELGCCAVMSLLPLHSAVAAARLTSRLSTASRSSSALSQDENDDT; this is translated from the exons ATGGCCTCGACCTGCTTCCGCGCCGCCGCCCGCGCCGCCACCGCGGCTTGCCGCTCGGCGGCCTCCCGCTCCATGCCCTCCGTCGGCCGCTCCGCCGCCCGCCGCACCCCGTGCGTCTCCAG GGCGCCGCTGGAGCTGGGGTGCTGCGCGGTAATGTCGCTGCTGCCGCTACACAGCGCGGTGGCCGCGGCGAGGCTGACTTCGCGGCTGAGCACGGCGTCCCGGagctcctccgctctctctcagg
- the LOC123402576 gene encoding protein NONRESPONDING TO OXYLIPINS 2, mitochondrial isoform X1 translates to MASTCFRAAARAATAACRSAASRSMPSVGRSAARRTPCVSRAPLELGCCAVMSLLPLHSAVAAARLTSRLSTASRSSSALSQGILCRTYPGL, encoded by the exons ATGGCCTCGACCTGCTTCCGCGCCGCCGCCCGCGCCGCCACCGCGGCTTGCCGCTCGGCGGCCTCCCGCTCCATGCCCTCCGTCGGCCGCTCCGCCGCCCGCCGCACCCCGTGCGTCTCCAG GGCGCCGCTGGAGCTGGGGTGCTGCGCGGTAATGTCGCTGCTGCCGCTACACAGCGCGGTGGCCGCGGCGAGGCTGACTTCGCGGCTGAGCACGGCGTCCCGGagctcctccgctctctctcaggGTATCCTCTGTCGCACCTATCCCGGACTTTAA
- the LOC123402576 gene encoding protein NUCLEAR FUSION DEFECTIVE 6, mitochondrial isoform X4, which yields MASTCFRAAARAATAACRSAASRSMPSVGRSAARRTPCVSRAPLELGCCAVMSLLPLHSAVAAARLTSRLSTASRSSSALSQGT from the exons ATGGCCTCGACCTGCTTCCGCGCCGCCGCCCGCGCCGCCACCGCGGCTTGCCGCTCGGCGGCCTCCCGCTCCATGCCCTCCGTCGGCCGCTCCGCCGCCCGCCGCACCCCGTGCGTCTCCAG GGCGCCGCTGGAGCTGGGGTGCTGCGCGGTAATGTCGCTGCTGCCGCTACACAGCGCGGTGGCCGCGGCGAGGCTGACTTCGCGGCTGAGCACGGCGTCCCGGagctcctccgctctctctcagg